In the genome of Limnobaculum zhutongyuii, one region contains:
- the citX gene encoding citrate lyase holo-[acyl-carrier protein] synthase has protein sequence MNILPEQASYHKVTLEEVLLSREARQERQQLWLAKHQTTLISLTVVVPGEIKDSTVVRQAFNLAWQTLDKLCQQQKWNVVDKAVFCLPTGPEGLIAIGHDAREVKRACVESEEQSTVGRLWDIDVIGSEGIISRQSMNIAPRQCFLCSRDARICARERTHSVPALHQAMEDLINHV, from the coding sequence ATGAATATTCTCCCGGAACAGGCGAGTTATCACAAAGTCACGCTGGAAGAGGTGTTGTTGAGCAGAGAAGCTCGCCAGGAACGGCAGCAGCTCTGGTTAGCTAAACATCAAACCACCCTGATTTCGTTAACTGTTGTGGTTCCGGGTGAAATTAAGGACAGCACAGTAGTGCGCCAGGCCTTCAATCTGGCCTGGCAAACGTTAGACAAATTATGTCAGCAGCAGAAATGGAATGTTGTTGATAAGGCAGTGTTTTGTTTGCCAACCGGCCCGGAGGGGCTGATAGCAATAGGTCATGATGCCAGAGAAGTTAAGCGTGCTTGCGTAGAAAGTGAAGAGCAAAGTACGGTTGGTCGCCTGTGGGATATTGATGTGATCGGCAGCGAAGGCATCATCTCCCGCCAGTCAATGAATATCGCACCAAGACAGTGTTTTCTCTGCTCCCGCGATGCGCGAATTTGCGCCCGTGAACGCACCCATTCCGTACCGGCGCTGCATCAGGCGATGGAGGATTTAATCAATCATGTTTAG
- the dsbI gene encoding protein-disulfide oxidoreductase DsbI, whose amino-acid sequence MRLFKTMWKNLRTAPVDTLVRWQEQRFLWLLMVVVMGGLIVLAHSFFQIYLYMAPCEQCVYIRFAMFVMVIGGLIAAINPKIIVLKLIGCIAAFYGAITGMGYSIKLNGIHHAVHNPDPDALFGVQGCSTDPTFPFGLPLADWSPEWFKPTGDCGYDAPIVPDGVTLNSIQQWFIDMYVQAEGWYLIPSWQFMNMAQACFLAFGLCFIILVIMTIAWIVKLARGNKPVRMGSQIR is encoded by the coding sequence ATGCGTCTGTTCAAAACAATGTGGAAAAACCTACGCACCGCACCGGTTGATACGCTGGTCAGATGGCAGGAACAGCGTTTCCTATGGTTATTGATGGTGGTGGTGATGGGCGGATTAATCGTTCTTGCCCACTCGTTTTTCCAGATCTACCTGTACATGGCACCATGTGAACAGTGCGTCTATATTCGCTTCGCTATGTTTGTCATGGTTATTGGCGGGCTGATTGCCGCCATCAATCCGAAAATAATTGTGCTTAAGCTGATTGGTTGTATCGCGGCATTTTACGGCGCGATTACCGGTATGGGCTACTCCATTAAATTAAATGGTATTCACCATGCGGTACATAACCCTGACCCTGATGCGCTTTTTGGCGTGCAGGGGTGCTCCACCGATCCAACATTTCCCTTCGGTCTTCCGCTGGCCGACTGGTCACCGGAATGGTTTAAGCCAACCGGAGACTGTGGCTACGATGCCCCTATCGTTCCGGATGGGGTAACGCTAAACAGCATCCAACAATGGTTTATTGATATGTATGTTCAGGCGGAAGGTTGGTATCTGATTCCATCATGGCAGTTTATGAATATGGCTCAGGCTTGCTTTCTGGCCTTTGGGCTGTGTTTTATTATTCTGGTGATCATGACTATTGCCTGGATAGTTAAACTGGCTCGCGGTAATAAACCGGTACGCATGGGTTCTCAGATACGGTGA
- the citG gene encoding triphosphoribosyl-dephospho-CoA synthase CitG, translating to MMFSSMNSANAAHRLELNKLPWVVRCSQLANSAMLNEVNLTPKPGLVDMRNNGAHKDMDLTDFYRSAEAIRVWIPYFIEYGMSTHLQPSSDILYGLRPLGMACEASMYKATSGVNTHKGTIFSLGLLATAMGRLVSNQKAVTQQNLCHEVAAMSHGMVMRELEQNNQALTAGQRLYQQYGLSGARGEAESGFQSVQTTSLPVYQSLIAQGIDPQRALLQALLSLMAVNGDTNVASRGGPEGLRWLQQTAQQFLAEGGVMQTDYISKLKEFDRQCIERNLSPGGSADLLIVTWFLAQFPESHSKNIN from the coding sequence ATCATGTTTAGTTCAATGAATTCGGCGAATGCCGCTCATCGTCTGGAACTTAACAAACTGCCCTGGGTAGTCCGCTGTAGCCAACTGGCTAACAGCGCCATGCTGAATGAAGTTAATTTGACACCTAAGCCGGGACTGGTGGATATGCGCAATAACGGCGCGCATAAAGATATGGACCTGACGGATTTCTACCGTAGCGCCGAAGCGATTCGGGTCTGGATCCCTTATTTTATCGAATATGGCATGAGCACTCATCTGCAGCCCAGCAGCGATATTCTGTATGGCTTACGCCCGCTGGGGATGGCATGTGAAGCCTCGATGTATAAAGCCACATCCGGCGTAAATACTCACAAAGGCACTATTTTCTCGCTGGGATTACTGGCAACCGCTATGGGGCGGCTGGTTTCAAATCAGAAGGCGGTTACCCAGCAAAATCTATGTCATGAAGTCGCGGCCATGAGTCACGGCATGGTGATGCGTGAACTGGAACAGAATAATCAGGCGCTGACGGCGGGACAGAGGCTCTATCAGCAGTATGGACTGTCTGGTGCTCGTGGTGAGGCCGAATCTGGTTTTCAGTCAGTGCAAACCACGTCATTGCCGGTTTATCAAAGTTTAATTGCTCAGGGAATTGACCCACAACGCGCCCTATTGCAGGCACTACTCAGCCTGATGGCGGTAAATGGCGACACCAACGTCGCTTCTCGCGGTGGGCCGGAAGGTTTGCGCTGGTTACAGCAAACGGCACAGCAGTTTTTGGCCGAAGGTGGTGTGATGCAAACCGATTACATTAGCAAGCTAAAAGAGTTCGATCGGCAGTGCATTGAACGCAATTTAAGCCCTGGTGGCAGTGCCGATTTGCTGATTGTGACCTGGTTTTTAGCTCAGTTTCCTGAGTCCCACAGTAAAAATATTAATTAA
- the citE gene encoding citrate (pro-3S)-lyase subunit beta: protein MNPALKQRVRRSMLFVPGANAAMVSNSFIYSADAIMFDLEDSVALREKDAARLLVFHALQHPMYQKIETVVRVNALDSEFGIKDLEAVVRGGVDIVRLPKTDSAQDVVDMEQQIARIEAECGREVGSTGMMAAIESAEGINNAVDIALASPRLIGIALGAEDYVRNLRTERSPEGIELLFARCSILQAARAAGIAAFDTVYSDANNEQGFLNEAAHIKQLGFDGKSLINPRQIELLHNLYAPTTKELEYAQRVIEAAEAAAAEGLGVVSLNGKMIDGPIIERARLVVQRAALSGVREE, encoded by the coding sequence ATGAATCCAGCTCTAAAGCAGCGGGTCCGCCGCAGTATGCTGTTTGTTCCTGGTGCGAATGCCGCCATGGTGAGTAACTCTTTTATTTATTCTGCTGATGCCATCATGTTTGACCTGGAAGACTCGGTAGCATTGAGAGAAAAAGATGCTGCGCGTTTACTGGTATTTCATGCGCTGCAACACCCGATGTATCAGAAGATTGAAACCGTTGTGCGGGTAAATGCACTGGATTCTGAATTTGGTATTAAAGATCTTGAAGCGGTAGTACGCGGTGGCGTTGATATCGTTCGCTTACCGAAAACCGATAGCGCCCAGGATGTTGTTGATATGGAGCAACAGATCGCTCGCATTGAAGCTGAATGCGGTCGGGAAGTGGGTAGCACCGGAATGATGGCGGCGATTGAATCTGCGGAAGGCATCAATAATGCCGTTGATATTGCTCTGGCTTCTCCACGTCTGATTGGTATTGCACTAGGTGCTGAGGACTATGTGCGCAACCTGCGTACCGAACGCTCACCGGAAGGTATTGAGTTATTGTTTGCCCGTTGCTCTATCCTGCAGGCGGCTCGTGCGGCGGGAATTGCGGCATTTGATACCGTCTATTCCGATGCCAATAACGAGCAGGGCTTCCTGAATGAAGCGGCTCATATTAAGCAATTAGGCTTTGATGGCAAATCGCTGATTAACCCTCGTCAAATAGAACTTCTTCACAACCTTTACGCGCCAACTACCAAAGAGCTGGAATATGCTCAGCGAGTGATTGAAGCGGCAGAAGCTGCGGCAGCTGAAGGTCTGGGTGTGGTTTCTCTTAATGGCAAAATGATTGACGGCCCGATTATTGAACGTGCTCGTCTGGTGGTACAACGCGCAGCGCTTTCCGGCGTTCGTGAAGAATAA
- the rpsI gene encoding 30S ribosomal protein S9, with amino-acid sequence MAENQYYGTGRRKSSSARVFIKPGSGNIVINQRSLEQYFGRETARMVVRQPLELVEMVEKLDLYITVKGGGISGQAGAIRHGITRALMEYDESLRSELRKAGFVTRDARKVERKKVGLRKARRRPQFSKR; translated from the coding sequence ATGGCAGAGAATCAATACTACGGCACTGGTCGCCGCAAAAGCTCTTCCGCTCGCGTCTTTATCAAGCCGGGTAGCGGTAATATCGTAATTAACCAGCGTAGTCTGGAACAGTACTTCGGTCGTGAAACTGCCCGCATGGTAGTTCGTCAGCCGTTAGAACTGGTCGAGATGGTTGAGAAACTGGATCTGTACATCACTGTTAAAGGTGGTGGTATCTCCGGTCAAGCTGGTGCTATCCGTCACGGTATCACCCGTGCACTGATGGAATATGATGAATCACTGCGTAGCGAACTGCGTAAAGCAGGTTTTGTTACTCGTGATGCTCGTAAGGTTGAACGTAAGAAAGTCGGTCTGCGTAAAGCACGCCGTCGTCCACAGTTCTCCAAGCGTTAA
- the citD gene encoding citrate lyase acyl carrier protein, translating into MKIVKEAVAGTLESSDVMVRIAPIGGSEIDLQLNSSVEKQFGDAIRETVMDTLSKLGVTGVQLIIDDKGALDCILRARLQTVLLRASDSKELPWGALK; encoded by the coding sequence ATGAAAATTGTAAAAGAAGCCGTTGCCGGCACACTTGAATCAAGTGATGTCATGGTACGGATCGCACCCATTGGAGGGTCGGAGATCGATCTGCAGTTAAACAGCAGCGTGGAAAAACAGTTTGGTGATGCCATCCGGGAAACCGTGATGGATACATTATCCAAACTGGGTGTAACGGGCGTTCAACTGATTATCGATGATAAAGGCGCTCTTGACTGCATTTTACGTGCTCGTCTGCAAACCGTGTTGTTAAGAGCCAGCGACAGCAAAGAACTTCCGTGGGGGGCATTAAAATGA
- the sspA gene encoding stringent starvation protein SspA, whose amino-acid sequence MAVAANKRSVMTLFSGPTDIFSHQVRIVLAEKGVSVEIEQVDMDNLPQDLIDLNPYGSVPTLVDRELTLYKSHIIMEYLDERFPHPPLMPVYPVARGTSRLMMHRIEQDWYSLLNTILTGSASEAESARKQLREELLAIAPVFNEAPYFMSEEFSLVDCYLAPLLWRLPQLGIELSGAGAKEIKLYMNRVFEREAFLASLTESEREMRLQMRG is encoded by the coding sequence ATGGCTGTCGCTGCCAATAAACGTTCGGTCATGACGCTATTTTCCGGCCCTACAGATATTTTCAGTCATCAAGTACGTATTGTTCTGGCTGAAAAGGGCGTGAGCGTCGAGATTGAGCAGGTCGACATGGATAACCTGCCGCAGGATTTAATAGATCTCAATCCTTATGGTTCTGTTCCTACTCTGGTTGATCGTGAGCTGACGCTGTACAAATCTCACATTATTATGGAGTACTTAGATGAGCGTTTTCCTCATCCTCCATTAATGCCAGTGTATCCTGTCGCACGTGGAACCAGCCGTCTGATGATGCATCGGATTGAGCAAGACTGGTATTCACTGCTGAATACTATCCTGACTGGCAGTGCTTCAGAGGCTGAATCAGCCCGTAAGCAACTGCGTGAAGAACTGCTAGCAATCGCTCCAGTGTTTAACGAAGCGCCTTATTTTATGAGCGAAGAGTTCAGCTTGGTTGATTGCTATCTGGCCCCGTTATTATGGCGTTTACCGCAGTTGGGTATTGAACTGTCAGGTGCTGGAGCTAAAGAAATCAAGTTGTACATGAATCGCGTATTTGAACGTGAAGCATTCCTGGCTTCTTTAACCGAATCTGAGCGTGAAATGCGCCTGCAAATGCGGGGATAA
- a CDS encoding anion permease has product MSKEKMWKLLLLIAIPIIIALIPTPAGLPPIAWLLFGLYLAAIVGLVLKPYSEPVILLATIAATAVVIGLYGGKDIKISEVLKGYSSGTTWLVFAAFTLSAAFVITGLGKRISYILIGKLGGTTLGLGYVTAILDLFIAPATPSNTARAGGIVFPIINSVSVALGSDPNDSPRKAGHYLMVNVYMVTKTTSYMFLTAMAPNALALAMMADILHIKLSWAGWALAAAVPGLIMLAITPYLIYKMYPPELKKVNNKEIAAEGLEKLGPMTLREKLLGVIFVLALSGWIGADFIGIDASTVALCVMAVTLILGVVTWDDVLKNKGGWNTLIWYGGIIGMSGVLTKTGFFAWLATFMGEHLTFGDHAMTALFVIMFISVAIRYLFASGGAYVAAMVPVFATVGMVAGAPPMLLALGLLFSNSYGGSLTHYGGAAAPIVFGAGYNDIRSWWIIGGVIAFLSLFVHMTIGLGWWELLISMGII; this is encoded by the coding sequence ATGAGTAAAGAAAAAATGTGGAAGCTATTGCTGTTAATAGCCATTCCCATAATTATTGCGTTAATACCGACGCCGGCAGGATTACCGCCGATAGCCTGGCTATTGTTTGGTCTCTATCTGGCTGCAATCGTTGGCTTGGTATTAAAACCCTATTCTGAACCGGTTATCTTGCTGGCAACCATTGCTGCAACGGCGGTGGTGATTGGCCTCTACGGCGGTAAAGATATTAAGATATCTGAAGTACTGAAAGGCTATTCCTCCGGTACAACCTGGTTAGTGTTTGCTGCGTTTACCCTGAGTGCTGCATTCGTTATTACTGGTCTGGGCAAAAGAATATCCTATATCCTGATTGGTAAACTGGGGGGAACAACGCTGGGTTTAGGCTATGTTACCGCTATTCTCGATCTGTTTATTGCTCCGGCAACCCCGTCTAACACTGCGCGCGCAGGGGGAATTGTATTCCCCATTATTAACAGCGTATCCGTAGCATTAGGTTCCGATCCTAACGATAGCCCACGTAAAGCGGGTCACTATCTGATGGTTAACGTATATATGGTGACTAAAACCACCAGCTATATGTTCCTGACGGCAATGGCGCCTAACGCGCTGGCATTAGCCATGATGGCAGATATCCTGCACATTAAACTGAGCTGGGCTGGCTGGGCACTGGCTGCCGCAGTTCCTGGGTTGATCATGTTGGCGATCACGCCTTATCTGATTTACAAGATGTATCCGCCAGAGCTGAAAAAAGTTAACAACAAAGAGATTGCAGCAGAAGGGCTGGAAAAATTGGGCCCAATGACGCTGCGTGAAAAACTGTTGGGTGTGATTTTCGTATTAGCCCTGTCAGGCTGGATTGGCGCTGATTTTATCGGCATTGATGCATCTACTGTCGCGCTGTGTGTTATGGCAGTTACGTTGATTCTGGGTGTGGTCACCTGGGATGATGTGCTGAAGAATAAGGGCGGTTGGAACACGCTGATTTGGTACGGCGGTATTATCGGGATGTCCGGTGTATTAACTAAAACCGGATTCTTCGCGTGGTTAGCCACCTTTATGGGTGAGCACCTGACCTTCGGTGACCATGCAATGACCGCGCTGTTTGTTATCATGTTCATCAGCGTTGCCATTCGTTATCTGTTCGCTTCCGGCGGTGCTTATGTGGCAGCCATGGTGCCGGTATTTGCTACCGTTGGTATGGTGGCCGGTGCGCCTCCAATGTTGCTGGCGTTAGGGTTACTGTTCTCTAACTCCTACGGTGGTAGTCTGACCCATTACGGAGGCGCTGCTGCTCCAATCGTGTTCGGTGCCGGTTATAACGACATCCGTTCATGGTGGATTATCGGTGGTGTGATTGCCTTCCTGAGCCTGTTTGTTCATATGACCATTGGCCTGGGCTGGTGGGAACTGTTAATCAGCATGGGCATTATCTAA
- the citF gene encoding citrate lyase subunit alpha, translated as MARQQRVTNLCNSLIQQLNDFDEESGAKAPLKLSPFCDVSKANLQSKKPRDKKICNSLEDAIRRSGLQDGMTISFHHAFRGGDLTVNLVMAQIAAMGFKNLTLASSSLAGCHSPLIEHIRNGVVTRIYTSGLRGPLAEEISRGLLKEPVQVHSHGGRVNLVESGELSIDVAFLGVPACDEFGNANGFTGKACCGSLGYGRVDAEHAKTVVLLTEDILPYPHHPLSICQDQVDLIVQVDRVGDADKIGADATRMTTNPRELLIALRAAEVIINSGYFKQGFSMQTGTGGASLAVVRFLENKMRSQNITAGFALGGITAAMVDLHEKGLIDKLLDVQSFDSGAAASLARNPNHVEISANQYANFTSKGASVDHLDVVILSALEIDTQFNINVLTGSDGVLRGASGGHCDTAAASKLSIIVAPLVRGRIPTIVEQVTTLITPGSSIDILVTDHGIAVNPARPELAERLQKAGMDIVSINDLYQRALMLTGKPKPIEFTDRVVAVVRYRDGSVIDVVNQIKE; from the coding sequence ATGGCTCGCCAACAACGTGTAACGAATTTATGTAATAGCCTGATTCAGCAACTTAATGACTTTGATGAAGAATCCGGGGCTAAAGCTCCATTGAAACTATCGCCTTTCTGCGATGTTTCCAAGGCTAATCTGCAATCGAAAAAACCAAGAGATAAGAAAATCTGTAATTCTCTGGAAGATGCGATTCGCCGTTCCGGCTTGCAGGACGGCATGACTATCTCTTTCCACCATGCTTTTCGCGGTGGGGATTTAACCGTCAATTTAGTCATGGCTCAAATCGCCGCCATGGGGTTCAAAAACCTGACGCTGGCCTCCAGTTCGCTGGCTGGCTGCCACTCTCCGCTGATTGAACATATCCGCAATGGTGTGGTGACCCGTATCTATACTTCTGGTCTACGCGGGCCACTGGCTGAAGAGATTTCCCGTGGTTTATTAAAAGAGCCGGTTCAGGTTCACTCTCACGGCGGCCGCGTTAATCTGGTGGAGTCAGGGGAATTAAGCATTGATGTGGCTTTCCTTGGGGTTCCAGCATGCGATGAGTTTGGTAATGCCAACGGATTCACCGGCAAAGCCTGTTGTGGCTCGCTGGGTTATGGTCGGGTTGATGCTGAACACGCTAAAACTGTGGTGCTGTTGACGGAAGATATCCTGCCTTACCCACACCATCCGCTGAGTATTTGTCAGGATCAGGTCGATCTAATTGTACAGGTCGATCGCGTCGGTGATGCGGATAAGATTGGTGCGGATGCCACGCGCATGACCACCAACCCACGTGAACTGCTGATTGCCCTCAGAGCGGCTGAAGTGATCATTAACTCTGGCTATTTCAAACAGGGTTTCTCGATGCAAACCGGTACCGGTGGTGCTTCGCTGGCGGTAGTGCGTTTTCTGGAAAACAAAATGCGCAGCCAGAATATTACTGCCGGTTTTGCTTTAGGTGGTATCACGGCGGCCATGGTTGACCTGCATGAGAAGGGGCTTATCGACAAGCTGCTGGATGTGCAAAGCTTTGACAGTGGCGCTGCGGCATCACTGGCGCGTAATCCAAATCACGTTGAGATCAGCGCTAACCAATACGCTAACTTCACTTCCAAAGGCGCTTCCGTTGACCATCTGGATGTGGTGATCCTGAGTGCTCTGGAAATTGATACCCAGTTCAATATCAACGTACTCACCGGTTCGGATGGTGTATTGCGCGGTGCGTCTGGTGGACACTGCGATACCGCCGCGGCTTCCAAGCTATCGATTATCGTGGCACCGCTGGTCCGTGGACGTATTCCAACCATCGTTGAGCAGGTAACAACCTTAATCACACCGGGAAGCAGTATCGATATTCTGGTTACCGATCATGGTATTGCCGTTAACCCCGCACGTCCTGAACTGGCAGAACGGTTGCAAAAAGCCGGTATGGATATTGTCAGTATTAATGACCTGTATCAGCGCGCATTAATGCTAACCGGTAAGCCTAAACCGATTGAGTTTACCGATCGGGTGGTGGCAGTGGTTCGCTATCGCGATGGCTCAGTGATTGATGTTGTTAATCAGATAAAAGAGTAA
- a CDS encoding 2-methylaconitate cis-trans isomerase PrpF family protein — MENHTIPCFWMRGGTSKAGCFVEDSLPPEVSEQDKLLCRIYGSSDPSGRQINGMGGGTSTTSKAMIVGKRAGEKNSVNYTFCQVETATNAVDRKGNCGNISSAVGPFAIENGLVDEITEPVTKVKIFNTNTQKTIVSHVPVKAGKVVYNGDFSISGVPSTGARIQLDFLSPGGAVTGKLLPTGQPKDVIDVPGYGPTEITIVDAANPLVFVRAADLGLTGNELPAEIDSNAKLLDRMLAIREAAAVLIGLAKDMHDAKHNSQAVPKFCFIASPMGYTSLSGQAVSANAIDIQARMLSMGKLHPVLAITGGVCIGVAAKIPGTLVHEIAGSCSEKDELNIGHCSGVLSVSAEVESQNGELKVLNGTVYRTARVLMRGDIDFN, encoded by the coding sequence GTGGAAAATCATACCATTCCCTGCTTCTGGATGCGCGGGGGAACCAGTAAAGCTGGCTGTTTTGTGGAGGATTCTCTTCCACCAGAAGTTTCAGAACAGGATAAGTTACTGTGCCGTATTTATGGCAGTAGCGATCCTTCCGGACGACAAATAAACGGCATGGGTGGCGGGACGTCAACCACCAGTAAAGCGATGATCGTAGGTAAGCGGGCTGGAGAGAAGAACAGCGTCAACTATACCTTTTGCCAGGTTGAAACCGCGACTAACGCGGTAGATCGCAAAGGAAACTGTGGCAATATCTCTTCTGCTGTTGGACCATTCGCGATTGAAAATGGGCTGGTGGATGAAATCACCGAACCGGTAACCAAAGTTAAAATTTTTAATACCAATACGCAAAAAACCATTGTCTCCCATGTACCGGTTAAAGCTGGGAAAGTGGTGTATAACGGTGACTTCTCTATTTCCGGTGTGCCTAGTACCGGCGCCCGTATTCAACTTGATTTTCTCTCTCCTGGTGGCGCGGTAACCGGAAAGTTACTGCCAACAGGACAGCCTAAAGATGTAATCGATGTGCCCGGTTATGGGCCAACAGAGATCACCATTGTTGATGCAGCCAATCCTCTGGTATTCGTCAGAGCTGCTGATTTAGGTCTTACTGGTAATGAGTTACCGGCTGAAATCGACAGTAACGCTAAGCTATTAGACAGAATGCTGGCGATTCGTGAGGCTGCCGCGGTACTGATTGGGCTGGCGAAAGATATGCATGACGCCAAACATAATAGTCAGGCAGTACCGAAGTTCTGCTTCATTGCGTCGCCAATGGGTTATACCAGTTTGTCTGGTCAGGCGGTTTCGGCAAACGCCATTGATATTCAGGCCAGAATGCTGTCTATGGGAAAATTACACCCGGTGTTGGCTATTACTGGTGGGGTTTGCATTGGTGTCGCGGCTAAAATTCCCGGAACGCTGGTGCATGAAATCGCCGGAAGCTGTAGTGAAAAAGATGAATTAAATATCGGCCATTGCAGCGGGGTTCTTTCGGTTAGTGCTGAGGTAGAAAGCCAGAACGGTGAACTGAAGGTATTAAACGGAACGGTATATCGAACTGCCCGTGTGTTGATGAGGGGTGATATCGATTTCAATTAA
- the sspB gene encoding ClpXP protease specificity-enhancing factor has product MEPTQMTPRRPYLLRAFYDWLLDNQLTPHLVVDVSVPGISVPMEFARDGQIILNIAPHAVGNLELGNDDIRFNARFGGIPRHVHVPMAAILAIYARENGAGTMFEPEPEYLESAFAYQDADETDSDKSETGIHLVSDEEPEVSDNGPGDDEPPQPPRGRPALRVVK; this is encoded by the coding sequence ATGGAGCCTACACAGATGACTCCGCGTCGCCCTTATCTGTTACGGGCTTTTTATGACTGGTTACTGGATAATCAGCTCACTCCCCATTTAGTGGTGGATGTTTCTGTCCCTGGAATTTCCGTTCCAATGGAATTTGCCCGTGACGGTCAGATAATTTTGAATATTGCGCCTCATGCTGTAGGCAATCTGGAACTGGGAAACGATGATATTCGTTTCAATGCTCGCTTTGGCGGCATTCCTCGCCATGTTCATGTTCCTATGGCAGCAATACTGGCGATTTATGCCAGAGAGAACGGTGCAGGTACCATGTTTGAACCGGAACCCGAGTATCTGGAATCCGCGTTCGCTTATCAGGATGCTGATGAGACCGACAGCGACAAATCAGAAACGGGAATTCATTTGGTATCAGATGAAGAACCCGAAGTTTCTGATAACGGTCCGGGTGATGATGAGCCCCCTCAACCTCCACGCGGTCGTCCTGCGTTGAGAGTGGTGAAATAG
- a CDS encoding thiol:disulfide interchange protein DsbA/DsbL → MSFVASAFTEGTDYVVLEKPIPDAEKTLIKVFSYACPFCYKYDKAVTAQVAAKVADTVTFLPFHLETKGEYGRPASEVFAVLIHKDQAAGVSIFDEKSLFKKVKFAYYAAYHDKKERWSDGKDPEAFIKTGLDAAGITKADFDESLKDAKVQETLEKWKASYEVAKIQGVPAYVVNGKYLILTKSIKSIDSMADLVKELAAK, encoded by the coding sequence ATGTCATTTGTTGCTTCAGCTTTTACTGAAGGAACCGACTATGTGGTTTTGGAGAAACCGATTCCTGACGCAGAGAAAACGCTAATCAAAGTATTCAGCTATGCCTGCCCTTTCTGCTACAAATACGATAAAGCCGTCACAGCACAAGTTGCCGCTAAAGTGGCTGATACAGTGACTTTCCTTCCCTTTCATTTAGAAACCAAAGGTGAATATGGTCGGCCAGCCAGTGAAGTCTTCGCCGTTTTAATTCATAAAGATCAGGCGGCTGGTGTCTCTATTTTTGATGAGAAATCTCTATTTAAAAAAGTCAAGTTCGCCTATTACGCGGCCTATCATGATAAGAAAGAACGCTGGTCTGACGGTAAAGACCCTGAAGCCTTTATTAAAACCGGACTGGATGCCGCCGGTATCACCAAAGCGGACTTCGATGAGAGTCTGAAGGATGCAAAGGTTCAGGAAACGCTGGAGAAATGGAAAGCCAGCTATGAGGTGGCAAAAATTCAGGGAGTACCGGCTTATGTGGTCAACGGAAAATATCTGATCCTGACCAAGAGCATTAAATCTATCGACTCCATGGCCGACCTGGTTAAAGAGCTGGCCGCCAAATAA
- the rplM gene encoding 50S ribosomal protein L13: protein MKTFSAKPETVKRDWYVVDATGKTLGRLATELARRLRGKHKAEYTPHVDTGDYIIVLNAEKVAVTGNKRSDKIYYHHTGFIGGIKQATFEEMIARHPERVIEIAVKGMLPKGPLGRAMYRKLKVYAGNEHNHAAQQPQVLDI, encoded by the coding sequence ATGAAAACTTTTTCAGCTAAGCCAGAAACAGTAAAACGTGACTGGTATGTTGTAGATGCAACTGGCAAAACGCTGGGCCGTCTTGCTACTGAACTGGCTCGTCGTCTGCGCGGCAAGCATAAAGCGGAATATACTCCGCACGTTGATACTGGTGATTACATCATCGTTCTGAACGCAGAGAAAGTTGCTGTAACCGGCAACAAGCGTTCTGACAAGATCTACTATCACCACACTGGTTTCATCGGTGGTATCAAGCAAGCGACCTTTGAAGAGATGATTGCCCGCCACCCTGAGCGTGTGATTGAAATCGCGGTTAAAGGCATGCTGCCTAAGGGCCCGCTGGGTCGTGCTATGTATCGTAAACTGAAAGTTTACGCAGGCAACGAGCACAACCATGCGGCACAACAACCGCAAGTTCTGGACATTTAA